From one Candidatus Limnocylindrales bacterium genomic stretch:
- a CDS encoding SDR family oxidoreductase, which yields MMKIEGKAAIVTGGGTGVGRATALELARSGCSVLVNYSKSKDDAEQTAADACALGAKAIAVQADVADDDGCRRLADTAVREFGRLDILIANAGTTEFIPHHELDLLTPEIWQRIFGVNLIGPFQCARAVRAAMETSGGGAIVMTSSIAGTNGIGSSIPYCASKAALNNLTLTLARALAPNIRVNAVAPGFIRGRWLKAGYGDNYEMLEQLASARSVLKKVCEPEDVTDVILGFLKADLVTGQVAIVDGGLTIAQ from the coding sequence ATGATGAAAATCGAAGGGAAAGCGGCGATCGTAACCGGCGGAGGCACCGGCGTCGGCCGCGCAACAGCCCTCGAGCTGGCCCGCTCCGGGTGCTCGGTCCTCGTCAACTACTCGAAGTCAAAGGACGACGCAGAGCAGACGGCCGCCGACGCCTGCGCCCTCGGCGCCAAGGCGATTGCCGTCCAGGCCGACGTCGCCGACGACGACGGTTGCCGGCGCCTCGCCGACACCGCCGTCCGCGAGTTCGGCCGGCTCGACATCCTCATCGCTAATGCCGGCACGACCGAGTTCATCCCGCACCACGAGCTCGACCTGCTGACCCCGGAGATCTGGCAGCGCATCTTCGGTGTGAACCTGATCGGGCCGTTCCAGTGCGCGCGCGCGGTGCGTGCGGCGATGGAAACGTCGGGCGGAGGCGCGATCGTCATGACGTCGAGCATCGCGGGCACCAACGGCATCGGCTCGTCGATCCCGTACTGTGCATCCAAGGCCGCGCTGAACAACCTGACGCTCACGCTCGCTCGCGCGCTCGCGCCGAACATCCGCGTCAACGCCGTTGCACCGGGCTTCATCCGCGGCCGCTGGCTGAAGGCCGGTTACGGCGACAACTACGAGATGCTCGAGCAACTCGCGTCGGCACGCTCGGTCCTGAAGAAAGTCTGCGAGCCCGAAGACGTCACCGATGTGATCCTCGGATTCCTCAAGGCCGACCTCGTCACCGGCCAGGTTGCGATCGTCGACGGCGGGCTCACGATCGCGCAGTAG